One region of Pseudoalteromonas galatheae genomic DNA includes:
- the gluQRS gene encoding tRNA glutamyl-Q(34) synthetase GluQRS: protein MSPSLKQTGSYRGRFAPSPSGPLHFGSLVAALSSYLDAKANQGKWLVRIEDIDTPRVVMGAADNILTTLEAYGLYWDEKVVYQSQRHALYQDYLTTLKSDSLVYPCQCTRKQIKAMGGFYNNHCRALALSWQDNALRLQQRCPVTEFNDAIQGTVVIPPAIAHEDYIVKRRDGLFAYQLVVVVDDIEQKISHIVRGADLLEPTARQISLFQQLNQPPPEYAHVPLAVAEPGFKLSKQNHAPAIDNHNPLPTLYAALRYLHVPVDSLHNYQDVGALLTHAIDIFSLDHVPKVQEIQLDSLENGDFAFRPLFSSTSI from the coding sequence GTGTCCCCAAGCTTAAAGCAAACTGGGAGCTATCGCGGTCGATTTGCTCCCTCGCCTTCCGGTCCACTTCATTTCGGCTCTCTTGTAGCCGCCCTGAGTAGCTATTTAGACGCAAAAGCTAATCAAGGTAAATGGCTCGTTCGCATCGAAGACATAGACACACCGCGTGTAGTTATGGGTGCTGCCGACAATATATTAACCACACTTGAAGCATACGGCCTTTACTGGGATGAAAAGGTTGTCTATCAATCACAGCGCCATGCCCTATACCAAGACTATTTGACGACACTAAAATCAGACTCCCTTGTGTATCCATGTCAATGTACAAGAAAGCAAATTAAAGCAATGGGTGGGTTTTATAACAATCATTGCCGAGCTTTAGCGCTAAGTTGGCAAGATAACGCTTTGCGCCTACAGCAGCGCTGTCCAGTTACTGAATTTAATGATGCAATACAAGGCACGGTTGTCATTCCCCCTGCAATTGCGCATGAAGATTACATCGTTAAACGCCGCGACGGCTTATTTGCTTATCAATTGGTGGTGGTAGTTGATGACATAGAGCAAAAGATTAGTCATATCGTACGTGGTGCTGACCTGCTAGAACCCACAGCAAGACAAATTAGTTTATTTCAACAACTCAACCAGCCACCACCTGAGTACGCTCACGTACCACTGGCTGTCGCAGAGCCCGGATTTAAGTTATCTAAGCAGAATCATGCGCCAGCTATTGATAACCACAATCCGCTACCAACCCTTTATGCCGCGCTGCGTTATTTGCATGTGCCGGTTGATTCTCTCCATAATTATCAAGACGTTGGCGCATTACTGACTCACGCTATTGATATTTTTAGTCTTGATCACGTTCCTAAAGTACAGGAAATTCAACTAGACTCTCTAGAAAATGGCGATTTTGCTTTTCGCCCACTGTTTTCAAGTACTTCAATTTAG
- the folK gene encoding 2-amino-4-hydroxy-6-hydroxymethyldihydropteridine diphosphokinase — protein MNIAYIGLGANLSEPMAQIQRALDVLAAHPDLSLVQHSSLYGSKPMGPQDQPDYVNAVAKLATSLTAESLLDVLQQIELEHGRVRKAERWGPRTLDLDILLFNTDTIHSDRLTVPHYGLKEREFVVYPLLEIAPELKLPDGTELGSLSQHLPLNGLAIL, from the coding sequence ATGAATATTGCGTACATTGGATTGGGTGCAAACCTATCCGAGCCGATGGCACAAATACAGCGAGCACTCGATGTGCTCGCCGCCCATCCAGACCTCTCGCTTGTCCAGCACTCTAGCCTGTATGGCTCAAAACCTATGGGCCCTCAAGATCAACCTGATTATGTGAATGCCGTAGCAAAACTAGCAACATCATTAACAGCAGAGTCTTTACTCGATGTATTGCAACAAATAGAGCTTGAACATGGTCGTGTACGCAAAGCCGAGCGCTGGGGACCGCGCACGCTCGATTTAGATATTCTGCTTTTTAATACCGACACCATTCACAGTGATAGGCTTACGGTGCCACACTACGGCTTGAAAGAAAGAGAATTTGTCGTCTATCCACTATTAGAGATAGCGCCAGAACTCAAATTACCTGATGGCACTGAGCTTGGCTCTTTATCACAGCACTTACCACTTAACGGATTAGCAATCCTCTAA
- the pcnB gene encoding polynucleotide adenylyltransferase PcnB, whose translation MASPTPAIIPRSEHGISRKQFSPNAIKVLYRLKDGGYDAYLVGGCIRDIMLGIEPKDFDVVTNATPEQIKKLFRNCRLIGRRFRLAHIVFGREIIEVATMRGHHQSDDSCATTSQASEHGQLLRDNVYGSIEEDAERRDFTINALYYSINDFTLRDFAGGVADIKARKIELIGDPETRYREDPVRMLRAIRFATKLDMEIATPTRTPIKALAPLLGHIPAARLFEETLKLFLNGKAEENFLQMREYGLFAQLFPALDKILAQPDNDFERRFIQQMFANTDSRINADKKVTPAFIYAALLWFPILAKSEALVAEGMNEYDAFMQAINHVLAENAKHVAVPKRFTLGARDIWHIQQRLDKRSGQRAYRLSLQPRFKASYDFLLLRVESGEQEQEELAAWWTDYLKNDVTGQKDMVRNLGNQSKPKRRYNRRKPKRKPKED comes from the coding sequence ATGGCCAGCCCGACACCTGCGATAATTCCTCGCAGCGAGCATGGTATATCTCGTAAACAATTTAGCCCTAACGCTATCAAAGTGCTCTATCGCTTAAAAGACGGTGGCTATGATGCCTACCTAGTTGGTGGTTGTATCCGCGATATCATGCTAGGAATAGAGCCTAAAGACTTTGACGTCGTTACCAATGCAACACCTGAACAAATCAAAAAGCTCTTCCGTAACTGTCGCTTAATAGGTCGTCGTTTCCGCCTTGCGCACATTGTTTTTGGACGGGAAATTATTGAAGTTGCCACCATGCGTGGCCATCACCAAAGTGATGACTCTTGTGCCACGACAAGTCAAGCCAGCGAACACGGGCAGCTATTACGCGACAATGTCTACGGCAGTATTGAAGAAGATGCCGAGCGCCGCGACTTTACTATCAATGCGCTATATTATTCGATCAATGACTTTACTCTACGCGACTTTGCTGGTGGTGTTGCTGACATTAAAGCGCGTAAAATTGAGTTGATTGGCGACCCTGAAACTCGCTATCGCGAAGATCCGGTACGCATGCTCAGAGCCATCCGCTTTGCAACCAAACTAGATATGGAGATTGCTACCCCGACCCGCACTCCGATTAAAGCACTAGCGCCGTTACTTGGACATATTCCAGCTGCACGCTTGTTCGAAGAAACGCTAAAGCTATTTTTAAATGGTAAAGCGGAAGAAAATTTTCTTCAGATGCGTGAATACGGCTTATTTGCGCAGTTATTCCCAGCGCTCGATAAAATACTAGCACAGCCTGACAATGACTTTGAGCGTCGCTTTATTCAGCAAATGTTTGCCAATACGGATAGCCGTATCAATGCGGATAAAAAAGTAACCCCTGCATTTATCTATGCAGCGCTTTTATGGTTCCCTATTTTAGCTAAGAGCGAAGCGCTTGTGGCCGAAGGTATGAATGAATATGATGCCTTTATGCAAGCCATTAATCACGTCCTTGCTGAAAATGCTAAACATGTTGCGGTACCTAAACGCTTTACTTTAGGTGCCCGAGATATCTGGCATATTCAACAACGCCTAGATAAACGTTCAGGCCAGCGTGCATATCGCCTAAGCTTGCAGCCGAGATTCAAAGCCTCATATGATTTCCTATTATTGCGTGTTGAAAGTGGTGAGCAAGAGCAAGAAGAACTTGCAGCTTGGTGGACTGACTACCTCAAGAATGACGTCACCGGCCAAAAAGACATGGTTCGCAACTTAGGTAACCAAAGCAAACCTAAGCGTCGTTATAATAGACGTAAGCCAAAAAGAAAACCGAAAGAAGATTAA